Proteins from one Enterobacter bugandensis genomic window:
- the fsa gene encoding fructose-6-phosphate aldolase, producing MELYLDTANVAEVERLARIFPIAGVTTNPSIIAASRESIWDVLPRLQQAIGPEGTLFAQTMSRDAEGMVAEAKRLSNAITGIVVKIPVTAQGLIAIKELKREGITTLGTAVYSAAQGLLAALAGAKYVAPYVNRVDAQGGDGIGMVQELQSLLELHAPESMVLAASFKTPRQALDCLLAGCEAITIPLDVAQQMLGTPAVESAIEKFEQDWKNAFGNLNL from the coding sequence ATGGAACTGTATCTGGATACCGCGAACGTGGCGGAAGTGGAACGCCTTGCCCGCATCTTCCCCATCGCGGGCGTCACCACCAACCCAAGCATCATTGCCGCCAGCCGTGAATCCATCTGGGACGTGCTGCCGCGGCTGCAACAAGCCATCGGGCCGGAGGGCACGCTGTTTGCTCAAACCATGAGCCGCGACGCCGAAGGCATGGTGGCGGAGGCCAAACGCCTGAGTAACGCCATCACGGGTATTGTGGTGAAAATTCCGGTCACCGCGCAGGGGCTTATCGCCATTAAAGAGCTGAAAAGAGAGGGTATTACCACGCTGGGCACCGCCGTTTACAGCGCCGCTCAGGGTTTACTGGCCGCGCTGGCAGGCGCGAAATACGTTGCGCCGTACGTCAACCGCGTCGACGCCCAGGGCGGCGACGGTATTGGCATGGTACAGGAGCTGCAGTCCCTGCTTGAACTGCATGCGCCGGAAAGCATGGTGCTGGCTGCCAGCTTTAAAACACCGCGTCAGGCGCTGGACTGCCTGCTGGCCGGATGCGAGGCAATCACGATCCCCTTAGACGTAGCGCAACAAATGCTCGGTACACCAGCGGTAGAGTCGGCCATAGAAAAGTTCGAGCAGGACTGGAAAAACGCGTTTGGTAACCTCAATCTCTAA